cctacgaTGAATCTATCACTAGGTTTtctagcaagtttcttcagagggggtttgccattgccatcctctgaggctgagagtgtgactcacctaaggtcacccagtgagttttcatggccaagcagggattcaaatcctgctttccagagtcatagtgtcTTTTCTTTCCCCTGCCAGGTTGGCCCAAACTCCACGTCCAGGTGTGGCACCAAGACTCCTTTGGGCGCACTGAGCTATATGGGTATGGCTtctgccatgtgccttcaagccctggCTTCCACCAGTTGGAGTGCGTGACCTGGCGCCCGCTGGGCTCCTGGCAGGAGCAGCTGTCCCAACTCTTTGTGGGTGGAGGACCTCAGTTGCTTAACAGTGACCTCATCTACACGGGTGCTGACCGCTATCGCCTGCAGACCTGCGCCATGGGCACCGTCCACCTCCAACTGGCTGTTCTCCTGCGTAACTTTGATCGCTACGGTGTTGAGTGCTGACCCAGTAGGCTTGTATTCTTGCA
Above is a window of Sceloporus undulatus isolate JIND9_A2432 ecotype Alabama unplaced genomic scaffold, SceUnd_v1.1 scaffold_24, whole genome shotgun sequence DNA encoding:
- the LOC121917597 gene encoding B9 domain-containing protein 2-like, giving the protein MAEVHVIGQIVGASGFPSSSLFCRWGIHTGGAWKLLSGLREGQTQVDHPQLDDVAYWSHPIDVHFATKGLQGWPKLHVQVWHQDSFGRTELYGYGFCHVPSSPGFHQLECVTWRPLGSWQEQLSQLFVGGGPQLLNSDLIYTGADRYRLQTCAMGTVHLQLAVLLRNFDRYGVEC